A stretch of Chitinophaga caeni DNA encodes these proteins:
- a CDS encoding MutS-related protein — MELDKTTYQDLSIFNREEEFSLFHKLDFATTAGGREYLRTLFSRPLNNIQAIQQRQEMLRFINERNTAWPATISNGTIVVIQNYLEAVIQPISDARGLGSYVSAFMMRTFYAPDFGFIKFSFKQLVALLKGFHEFIDIYYTPDAPVILRTLMERVQKLLRQDEFDKILAVDARNGLNFVNILQFDHFVRKKHKNVLWELLELYTQLDAYYSMAKAIQHFNLQFPVIVDSATPKIDIRQLYHIILPQPVSYDITLDPEQRFLFLTGANMAGKTTFIKAVGVAVFLAHIGMGVPARSMEVSFFDGILSNIQVQDNIFKGESYFFNEVQRIKNTVIKISDGKKWLILIDEMFKGTNMEDAKNCSLAVIRGLIKNSTCLYILSTHLYEIAEELKDEKKIIFKYFESEVLNDTMRFTYQLKDGIAKEKLGYLILKREKVLELLDAMK; from the coding sequence ATGGAATTGGATAAAACCACGTATCAAGACCTATCTATATTCAACCGGGAAGAGGAGTTTTCATTATTTCATAAACTTGATTTCGCGACTACGGCGGGAGGCAGGGAGTACTTGCGAACGTTATTCAGTCGCCCGCTAAACAATATACAAGCGATACAGCAGCGGCAAGAGATGTTGCGGTTTATCAACGAGCGGAATACGGCTTGGCCCGCGACGATCTCCAATGGCACCATTGTCGTGATCCAGAACTACCTTGAAGCCGTTATACAGCCAATTTCAGATGCCAGGGGACTTGGCTCCTACGTATCGGCATTCATGATGCGTACTTTCTATGCACCGGATTTTGGTTTTATCAAGTTTTCGTTTAAGCAGTTGGTAGCCTTATTAAAGGGATTTCATGAATTTATTGATATATATTATACACCTGATGCCCCCGTTATATTGAGAACTTTAATGGAACGGGTGCAAAAATTATTACGGCAAGATGAGTTCGATAAGATACTGGCCGTCGATGCCCGTAACGGGCTGAATTTCGTAAATATTTTACAGTTCGATCACTTCGTCAGGAAAAAGCATAAAAATGTTTTATGGGAATTGTTGGAATTATATACCCAACTGGATGCTTATTACAGCATGGCGAAAGCTATTCAACATTTCAACTTGCAGTTCCCCGTCATCGTTGATAGCGCCACCCCGAAGATTGATATCAGGCAATTATACCATATCATTTTACCCCAGCCCGTTTCATATGATATCACCCTTGACCCGGAGCAGCGTTTTTTATTCCTTACCGGGGCTAATATGGCAGGAAAAACAACTTTTATCAAGGCCGTGGGCGTAGCCGTATTTTTAGCACATATCGGGATGGGCGTACCTGCCCGAAGTATGGAAGTAAGTTTCTTTGACGGCATCTTGAGTAACATACAAGTCCAGGATAATATCTTCAAGGGAGAAAGTTACTTTTTCAACGAAGTGCAGCGTATTAAAAATACGGTTATCAAGATAAGTGACGGAAAAAAATGGCTCATCCTGATTGATGAAATGTTTAAAGGCACCAATATGGAAGACGCTAAAAACTGCTCGCTGGCGGTTATCCGCGGGTTGATCAAAAATTCTACATGCCTTTATATACTTTCTACACATTTGTATGAAATCGCGGAAGAATTAAAAGATGAAAAGAAAATTATCTTTAAATATTTTGAATCCGAAGTTCTTAATGATACGATGAGATTTACATATCAATTAAAAGACGGCATCGCCAAGGAAAAACTGGGTTACTTAATATTGAAAAGAGAAAAAGTCCTTGAGCTACTGGATGCGATGAAATAG
- a CDS encoding YifB family Mg chelatase-like AAA ATPase: MFVKTFGSAIQGIDALTITIEVSVEKHGVKFYLVGLPDNAVKESQQRIETAIKHIGFKMPRFRLVVNMAPADIKKAGAAYDLPIAVGIIIASEQSPCQLDLSKFMMMGELSLDGTIQPIKGALPMAMQAKEEGFEGLIVPAQNAREAALVEGFSIYGVTHLQQVIDFLANPATLHAMPAIQLEDHLFQGVTDINNDFNEVKGQQQIKRAMEIAAAGGHNIILIGPPGAGKTMLAKRFPSILPPFTLWEALETTKIHSVAGKLQKESGLLTRRPFRSPHHSISDAALVGGGSLPQPGEISLAHNGVLFLDELPEFKRSVLEVMRQPMEERKVTISRAKSAVDFPANFMLIASMNPCPCGYYNHPQRSCSCPPGVVAKYLNKISGPLLDRIDLHIEVTPVNLSALVEHGAEEEKSDNIRRRVVNARNLQGNRYKDTPGVHCNAQVNGRLLNEHCRLSGSSTVLLRNAMEKLQLSARAFDRILKVSRTIADLEQSRDIETHHLAEAIQYRSLDRENWGRGFRDAAP, from the coding sequence ATGTTTGTTAAAACCTTTGGAAGTGCCATCCAAGGCATTGATGCGCTCACTATTACCATTGAAGTCAGCGTAGAGAAACACGGCGTAAAATTTTACCTCGTAGGTTTGCCGGATAATGCCGTTAAAGAAAGCCAGCAAAGAATCGAAACCGCGATCAAGCATATCGGTTTTAAAATGCCGAGGTTCAGGCTTGTAGTCAACATGGCCCCGGCTGATATTAAAAAGGCAGGCGCCGCATATGATTTACCGATAGCCGTAGGTATCATAATTGCCAGCGAACAATCTCCTTGCCAACTGGATCTTAGCAAATTTATGATGATGGGCGAACTATCGCTCGATGGCACGATACAACCCATCAAAGGCGCTTTACCAATGGCTATGCAGGCGAAAGAAGAAGGATTTGAAGGTTTAATCGTGCCTGCACAGAATGCAAGGGAAGCCGCCTTAGTGGAAGGCTTTTCTATCTACGGTGTCACCCATTTACAACAGGTTATAGATTTTCTTGCCAATCCTGCAACGCTGCATGCAATGCCGGCCATCCAATTAGAAGATCATCTATTCCAGGGTGTGACGGATATTAATAATGATTTTAATGAAGTAAAGGGCCAACAACAAATTAAAAGGGCGATGGAAATCGCGGCAGCCGGGGGACATAATATCATTTTGATCGGGCCGCCCGGCGCCGGAAAAACGATGTTAGCGAAGCGCTTTCCCAGTATTTTACCCCCTTTTACTTTATGGGAAGCATTGGAAACGACCAAAATTCATTCCGTGGCCGGGAAATTACAGAAGGAATCAGGATTATTAACCCGGCGCCCGTTCCGTTCTCCCCATCATTCTATCAGCGATGCTGCACTAGTTGGCGGCGGCAGCTTACCACAACCCGGCGAAATATCCTTGGCACATAACGGGGTACTTTTCCTGGATGAATTACCCGAGTTTAAAAGAAGTGTTCTAGAAGTAATGCGGCAACCGATGGAAGAACGGAAAGTAACAATTTCCAGGGCCAAGTCGGCCGTGGATTTCCCAGCTAATTTTATGTTGATCGCTTCGATGAACCCTTGTCCTTGCGGATATTATAATCATCCGCAGAGAAGCTGCTCCTGCCCGCCCGGAGTAGTTGCGAAATATCTCAACAAGATTTCGGGGCCATTACTGGACAGGATTGATCTGCATATAGAAGTAACCCCGGTGAATTTATCGGCCTTGGTGGAGCATGGCGCCGAAGAAGAAAAAAGCGACAACATCCGCAGGCGGGTTGTGAATGCCAGGAATTTACAAGGAAACCGTTATAAAGATACGCCGGGTGTTCATTGCAATGCTCAGGTAAACGGAAGATTGTTAAATGAGCATTGCCGTTTATCTGGATCCAGCACGGTATTGTTAAGGAATGCCATGGAGAAATTACAACTTTCGGCACGGGCATTTGACCGGATTTTGAAAGTGAGCCGTACGATCGCGGACCTGGAACAATCACGGGATATTGAAACGCATCATCTAGCGGAAGCGATCCAGTATAGATCGCTGGATCGGGAAAACTGGGGTCGCGGATTTCGGGATGCGGCACCGTGA